From the Pedobacter cryoconitis genome, one window contains:
- a CDS encoding isoaspartyl peptidase/L-asparaginase family protein produces MMNKNLKIIAVLLCCLVANLAYGQEKYVMVIHGGAGTITRKNMSPEKEAAYVAALTKALQTGYDVLKSGKTSLDAVEATIHIMEDSPLFNAGKGAVFTHDGKNEMDAAIMDGKTMMAGAVAGVTTIKNPISAARAVMEKSEHVMMVGHGAELFAKQAGIEIVDPKYFYTKERWDGLQQAIKEDSTKSVLDHGNKKSMKLGTINHDYKFGTVGAVALDKNGNLAAGTSTGGMTNKRYGRIGDSPIIGAGTYANNATAGISCTGWGEFYIRNVVAHDISAMMEYKNMSVADASRAALDKVGKMGGDGGLIALDAKGNVSMPFNTEGMYRGTVTENGKIEVLIYK; encoded by the coding sequence ATGATGAATAAGAACTTAAAAATAATAGCTGTCCTGTTATGCTGTTTGGTAGCTAACCTGGCTTACGGACAAGAAAAATATGTAATGGTTATCCATGGAGGAGCGGGAACAATTACCAGGAAAAATATGAGCCCTGAAAAGGAAGCGGCTTACGTTGCAGCATTGACAAAAGCTTTACAGACCGGGTATGACGTTTTGAAATCAGGAAAGACCAGTTTAGATGCAGTAGAAGCGACCATTCATATCATGGAAGATTCTCCATTATTTAACGCAGGAAAAGGTGCTGTATTTACCCATGACGGTAAAAATGAAATGGATGCTGCAATTATGGATGGAAAAACGATGATGGCAGGAGCGGTAGCAGGAGTAACTACAATTAAAAACCCTATATCAGCAGCCAGGGCAGTAATGGAAAAATCTGAGCATGTGATGATGGTAGGCCACGGTGCAGAATTATTTGCTAAACAAGCTGGAATTGAAATCGTCGATCCTAAGTATTTTTATACTAAAGAGCGTTGGGATGGCTTACAACAAGCGATAAAAGAAGATTCTACCAAGTCTGTTTTAGACCATGGTAATAAAAAATCAATGAAATTAGGAACCATTAACCATGATTATAAATTTGGTACTGTAGGCGCAGTTGCTTTAGATAAGAATGGAAATCTGGCAGCGGGTACTTCCACAGGCGGAATGACTAATAAAAGATATGGCCGCATAGGTGATTCTCCGATCATTGGCGCAGGAACTTATGCAAATAATGCGACTGCTGGTATTTCATGTACCGGATGGGGCGAATTTTATATCCGTAACGTAGTTGCTCATGATATTTCGGCCATGATGGAATATAAAAATATGTCTGTAGCTGATGCTTCCCGTGCGGCATTGGATAAAGTAGGTAAAATGGGAGGTGATGGTGGCCTGATTGCCCTGGATGCAAAAGGTAATGTAAGCATGCCTTTCAATACTGAAGGGATGTACAGAGGAACAGTTACTGAAAATGGTAAGATTGAGGTATTAATTTATAAATAA
- a CDS encoding RagB/SusD family nutrient uptake outer membrane protein → MINPLKYTLILALFMAFSSCTKLDLKPTDTIDAEKAYRNLNDVDLGLIGVYGQLNYTLIGVNAIISDEVMLPAENTVSNTDAHRWLYTADNGSVTSSYNDYYVAIDRINRVLAGLDKLTITDKVTADRYRGELLALRAFCHFELLRMYGSAYQNGALGVPYMKTSVISYPARDPFEVVVAAAKADLVTAKSLIPLSFDDKTRVTKIGVSAIQARLALYEKNWAEAIAYSTEAINLMPLATAEQFPGIWTDAADNEVIWKLKRMPDETRTGDLFYRQTGNIVLYAPSFKLINSFDQENDIRYQAYIKFDNTRGAKKSQYLVNKYAGTALSPGLADLKMFRTGEMYLIRAEAEAESTGNATGDLNTLRAARIKDYTAVNFAGKDELILAIYTERFKELAFEGHRFFDLKRRNLPVERLPEDAINTSGAVKLLPSKAQYSLPLPALEISVNKNTVQNPNY, encoded by the coding sequence ATGATTAATCCTCTAAAATATACTTTGATACTTGCTCTGTTTATGGCCTTTTCTTCCTGTACCAAACTGGATTTAAAACCTACAGATACTATAGATGCAGAGAAAGCTTACCGAAACCTGAATGATGTCGATTTAGGGCTGATCGGAGTTTATGGACAGCTGAATTATACTTTGATAGGCGTAAATGCTATTATCTCTGACGAAGTAATGCTGCCTGCAGAAAATACAGTAAGTAATACAGATGCCCACAGATGGCTTTATACTGCTGATAATGGATCTGTTACTAGTTCTTATAACGACTATTATGTAGCTATAGACAGGATAAACAGAGTATTGGCAGGGCTGGACAAGCTCACGATTACTGATAAAGTAACCGCAGACCGTTACCGTGGAGAATTGCTGGCCTTAAGAGCATTTTGTCATTTCGAATTACTCAGAATGTATGGTTCGGCTTACCAAAATGGTGCGCTTGGAGTTCCTTATATGAAAACCTCAGTGATCAGTTACCCCGCAAGAGATCCTTTTGAAGTGGTGGTTGCTGCCGCTAAGGCTGACCTTGTAACTGCCAAATCATTAATCCCTTTATCTTTTGATGATAAAACAAGGGTAACTAAAATAGGTGTTTCCGCAATACAGGCAAGATTGGCATTGTATGAGAAAAACTGGGCAGAAGCAATAGCCTACTCCACTGAAGCTATCAATTTAATGCCGCTGGCGACAGCAGAGCAATTTCCTGGCATATGGACTGATGCTGCCGACAACGAGGTGATCTGGAAGCTTAAAAGGATGCCTGATGAAACCAGGACAGGTGACCTGTTTTATCGTCAAACAGGAAATATAGTTTTATATGCACCTTCTTTTAAATTGATCAATTCTTTTGATCAGGAAAATGATATACGTTATCAGGCCTATATCAAATTTGATAATACCAGGGGAGCTAAGAAATCCCAATACCTGGTTAACAAATATGCGGGTACGGCACTTTCACCGGGGCTGGCAGATTTGAAAATGTTCCGCACAGGCGAAATGTATTTAATCAGGGCAGAAGCCGAAGCAGAGAGTACAGGTAATGCAACCGGAGATCTGAATACTTTGCGTGCTGCCAGAATAAAAGACTACACCGCAGTAAATTTTGCTGGTAAAGATGAGCTGATCCTCGCAATTTATACTGAACGCTTTAAAGAATTAGCTTTTGAAGGTCATCGGTTTTTTGACTTGAAACGCAGAAATTTGCCTGTAGAAAGATTACCAGAAGATGCCATAAATACCTCTGGAGCTGTTAAATTGCTGCCTTCAAAAGCACAATATTCGCTTCCATTGCCTGCATTGGAAATCTCTGTTAATAAAAACACTGTTCAAAATCCCAACTATTAA
- a CDS encoding TonB-dependent receptor, with translation MRKTLLLERAGKSLTSSRMLLLTKLTGFILLLMCMQVSATSFAQQKITISADHISIRNLLKAIEQQTDYRFVYSDQTLSKEEKASLNLHMVSLDEAMKSILKETRLTYVLKENNLVVIYPAVKTQNDLLISGRVADEAGLPLPGVSVKLTGSTVATTTDAKGNYAIRVPDATATLEFSYVGYIKQTLSASGNTINVILKSDNRNLQEVVVTGYTNYKRTQSASAATLVTAEKINDVAGLTFDQILQGRVAGMSVISSSGQPGQSAAVVIRGVGSVNGSSAPLYIMDGTPIEASFFQTINSADIENVTVLKDASAKALYGSRGSNGVIVITTKKGKAGKIQVQYTSQYGFSKLTDPKFTMMNTAQRLSFEEGVGLDFGRDLGPGWTYSPKNPDYISGTQAFRQSADHILDSIRKINIDWRDEFYQQSKFQEQQVSVSGGNENVRFYNSLNYYKQDGVAKRTGLERYALKSNLDFKSDKFSGNVNLNIGYSNQSFTEGEGSSRGGTAMSAVYYALPYENPYAPDGTLIHPGNQDQYFIADQREGSQALERLFNSSSKTDQLKSIIGVALAYQILPELKITTRAGIDYRNSTDQAYINPDSYYGSTNNTNTLGGKGRFDEGTRRNFNIISTTGLTYAKTFNEKHDFEASAFYEYVYNNYNSFGFTGFGLDGRLPETPAGITNSVDYLPNVGGSKTSSALASFMSVARYTYDSKYTLTGSYRYDGSTKVAPQNKWHGFYSVGANWNAKNEDFLKNSTLISELSFRVSYGTSASPFGAGDFLYLPTYGANVTYGGKPGVSPVSAGNPNFDWEYVNEFNTGFELALFKSHRLRLSADYYNKITNNMFIDQPPSATAGFPLLSLSTGKMRNRGVEFDLSGDIIKTRDFTWTVGVNAGYNKNVVLHVTDVADSYPDGDTRILQVGLPYGSYYAPQWAGVNPQTGEAQYYNLDGSITTTYNSNTQSVAKSGSLYPSFTGGFNTSLSWKGITASALFSFVSGVSRWNNEDFYNENQRYATSNQSIRMLDDRWMKPGDVKALQRFDIPRNFTSKDIQDASFLRLRNVNISYTLPKALLEKTKVFSNLKVFIQGQNLVTWTKWRGLDPENNGVSGLFQYPNARTYTAGISVNF, from the coding sequence ATGAGAAAAACCTTACTCTTAGAAAGAGCTGGTAAGTCTTTGACCAGCAGCAGGATGTTGCTGCTTACAAAACTTACGGGCTTCATTTTACTGCTGATGTGCATGCAGGTTTCGGCCACAAGTTTTGCACAGCAGAAAATAACCATTAGTGCTGATCATATCAGTATTAGAAATCTATTGAAAGCTATCGAGCAGCAAACAGACTACCGGTTCGTATATAGCGATCAAACTTTATCAAAAGAAGAAAAGGCTTCATTAAACCTTCATATGGTCTCACTTGATGAAGCGATGAAATCTATTTTAAAGGAAACCAGGCTCACCTACGTACTCAAAGAAAACAATCTTGTCGTTATTTATCCGGCGGTGAAAACACAAAACGATTTGCTGATTTCTGGTCGTGTAGCAGATGAAGCGGGGTTACCACTACCTGGCGTATCGGTTAAATTGACCGGGTCTACAGTAGCGACAACAACAGATGCCAAGGGGAATTATGCAATCCGTGTGCCTGATGCAACTGCAACTCTTGAATTTTCATATGTAGGTTATATCAAACAAACGCTTTCGGCCAGTGGAAATACTATCAATGTAATCTTAAAAAGCGATAACCGGAACTTACAGGAAGTAGTAGTTACAGGTTATACAAACTACAAACGTACACAATCAGCGAGTGCGGCAACTCTGGTCACCGCGGAGAAAATTAACGATGTGGCAGGACTGACCTTTGACCAGATTTTACAGGGCAGGGTAGCAGGAATGAGCGTTATTTCCAGCTCAGGACAACCAGGGCAAAGTGCTGCGGTGGTGATCCGCGGAGTCGGTAGTGTGAACGGATCTTCTGCACCATTATATATTATGGATGGAACACCGATTGAAGCCAGTTTCTTTCAAACTATCAATTCGGCCGATATTGAGAATGTAACTGTATTAAAAGATGCCTCCGCCAAAGCACTCTATGGATCAAGAGGATCTAATGGGGTTATTGTGATTACAACTAAAAAAGGAAAAGCAGGTAAAATACAGGTACAGTATACCTCTCAATACGGTTTTTCTAAATTGACTGATCCTAAATTTACCATGATGAATACTGCGCAGCGCTTGTCATTTGAAGAAGGTGTAGGACTTGATTTCGGAAGAGATCTTGGCCCAGGGTGGACTTACTCTCCTAAAAACCCTGACTATATCTCCGGAACGCAGGCTTTCAGACAAAGTGCAGACCATATTTTAGATAGTATCAGAAAAATCAATATTGACTGGAGAGATGAATTCTATCAGCAAAGCAAATTCCAGGAACAACAAGTTAGCGTGAGTGGCGGTAATGAGAATGTACGTTTTTATAACTCGTTGAATTATTACAAACAGGATGGGGTTGCTAAACGTACAGGGTTGGAAAGATATGCGCTGAAAAGTAATCTTGATTTTAAATCGGACAAGTTTTCGGGAAATGTGAACCTGAATATTGGTTATTCTAATCAGAGTTTTACCGAAGGAGAGGGAAGTAGCAGAGGTGGAACAGCCATGTCTGCCGTTTATTATGCACTTCCTTATGAAAATCCTTATGCACCTGATGGTACCCTGATTCATCCGGGTAACCAGGATCAATATTTTATTGCGGATCAGCGGGAAGGGAGCCAGGCATTAGAACGTTTATTTAACTCGTCCAGCAAAACTGACCAGTTAAAATCTATCATTGGTGTGGCTTTAGCTTATCAAATTCTGCCAGAACTAAAAATTACAACCAGGGCTGGTATAGATTATAGAAATTCAACTGACCAGGCTTATATCAATCCGGATTCGTATTATGGATCTACCAATAATACCAATACGCTGGGTGGAAAGGGCCGTTTTGATGAAGGAACGAGAAGAAATTTCAATATTATTTCGACTACCGGTTTGACTTACGCTAAAACGTTCAATGAAAAACATGACTTTGAAGCCTCTGCTTTTTACGAATATGTTTATAATAATTATAACTCTTTTGGCTTCACTGGCTTTGGATTAGACGGCCGTTTACCAGAAACGCCAGCTGGAATTACAAACAGTGTTGATTATCTGCCTAATGTAGGTGGTTCAAAAACCAGCAGCGCATTAGCCTCTTTCATGAGTGTGGCCAGATATACCTATGATAGTAAGTACACCCTGACCGGAAGTTACCGTTATGATGGATCTACGAAAGTTGCCCCTCAAAATAAATGGCATGGCTTTTACTCGGTGGGCGCAAACTGGAATGCTAAAAATGAAGATTTCCTGAAAAATAGTACACTCATTTCAGAGTTGAGCTTCAGGGTCAGTTACGGTACCTCAGCAAGTCCTTTTGGAGCCGGAGATTTCTTATACCTGCCAACTTATGGCGCAAATGTAACTTATGGAGGTAAGCCGGGAGTCAGCCCGGTTTCTGCCGGTAACCCCAATTTTGACTGGGAATATGTGAACGAATTCAATACAGGTTTTGAGCTTGCTTTATTCAAAAGTCACAGATTACGCCTGTCAGCAGATTACTATAATAAGATCACCAATAATATGTTCATCGATCAGCCGCCATCAGCAACCGCTGGTTTTCCGCTGTTGAGTTTGAGTACCGGAAAGATGAGAAACAGAGGGGTAGAGTTTGATTTGAGTGGGGATATTATAAAAACCAGGGATTTCACCTGGACCGTTGGGGTGAATGCTGGTTACAATAAAAACGTGGTGCTTCATGTAACTGATGTTGCAGATTCTTACCCTGATGGAGATACAAGGATCTTACAAGTTGGGTTGCCTTATGGATCTTATTATGCGCCGCAATGGGCAGGTGTGAATCCACAGACTGGTGAAGCACAATACTATAACCTGGATGGAAGCATTACCACCACTTATAATTCCAATACGCAGAGCGTAGCGAAATCAGGGAGTTTATATCCTTCATTCACAGGTGGGTTTAATACCAGTTTAAGCTGGAAAGGGATTACTGCAAGTGCACTGTTCTCTTTTGTATCGGGTGTTTCCCGCTGGAACAATGAAGATTTTTATAATGAAAATCAACGTTATGCAACCAGTAACCAATCGATCAGGATGCTGGACGACCGCTGGATGAAACCTGGTGATGTGAAAGCCTTACAGCGTTTTGATATCCCTAGAAATTTTACTTCAAAAGACATTCAGGATGCTTCATTTTTGAGGTTAAGAAACGTAAATATCAGTTATACTTTGCCTAAAGCGCTGCTGGAAAAAACAAAGGTATTCAGCAACTTAAAGGTTTTTATACAAGGGCAGAATCTGGTCACCTGGACTAAATGGAGAGGATTGGATCCTGAAAATAACGGTGTTTCGGGGCTTTTCCAATATCCGAATGCCAGAACATATACCGCAGGAATTAGTGTTAACTTCTAA
- a CDS encoding FecR family protein produces the protein MKLPDNDFLVEELVCNESFQHYCLGISLENHVLWEEWINSIPERAFDVEQAKKLVNILTIKQGSRLEQVKALKSGFKQQETLAQLLSTVPDEKSISITPHGFYKYISFAAAAVIILVSLYFIQQNYSSSKNIQVEHPLAASVFSSGQIPRKTVILPDGTVITLHQNSEIKLAKNFNPASRELWLTGEAFFEVKHDAKHPFVVHTPFNDIKVLGTSFNVKAYPHSGLIETSLIHGSVQVESKKYPGYRVLLKPDEKLSFHSAPAGKDESLKNIFRISALNRNAQTNKSEETQWIHHPMLIENEPLTVIAEKLQSWYGIEIYIADPEVKTYRYSGTFENESIIKTLEALQTAYPFEFKAEQNRIVLSK, from the coding sequence ATGAAGCTTCCAGATAATGACTTTTTAGTAGAAGAATTGGTTTGTAATGAATCTTTTCAGCATTATTGTCTTGGGATAAGTCTGGAAAATCATGTTTTATGGGAAGAATGGATAAATAGTATACCGGAAAGAGCATTCGATGTAGAACAGGCGAAAAAACTGGTTAATATTCTGACGATTAAGCAAGGCAGCAGGCTGGAACAAGTCAAAGCATTGAAAAGTGGATTCAAACAGCAGGAAACATTAGCGCAATTATTGAGCACTGTCCCGGATGAAAAGTCGATTTCAATAACACCTCATGGTTTTTATAAATACATCAGCTTTGCCGCCGCCGCTGTCATCATCCTCGTTTCTCTTTATTTTATTCAGCAAAACTATTCATCTTCAAAAAATATTCAGGTTGAACACCCATTAGCTGCATCTGTTTTTTCTTCCGGTCAAATCCCCAGAAAAACGGTAATCCTGCCTGATGGAACGGTAATTACGCTTCATCAAAACAGTGAAATCAAACTGGCTAAAAACTTTAATCCAGCCAGTCGGGAACTTTGGCTTACAGGAGAAGCCTTTTTTGAAGTCAAACATGATGCAAAACATCCCTTTGTTGTACACACTCCCTTTAATGACATCAAAGTATTGGGAACGAGTTTTAATGTCAAAGCCTATCCACATTCAGGTTTGATCGAAACCTCTTTGATTCATGGCAGTGTACAAGTAGAATCAAAAAAATATCCTGGATACCGGGTCTTGCTGAAGCCTGATGAAAAACTATCATTTCATAGTGCACCTGCCGGTAAAGATGAAAGCCTTAAAAATATATTCAGGATTTCTGCTCTTAACCGTAATGCGCAGACCAATAAATCTGAAGAAACCCAATGGATTCATCACCCGATGCTGATCGAAAACGAACCACTCACTGTAATTGCAGAAAAATTACAAAGCTGGTATGGCATCGAAATTTATATCGCTGATCCGGAAGTTAAAACTTACCGTTACTCCGGAACGTTTGAAAATGAGAGTATTATAAAAACTCTTGAAGCATTGCAAACTGCTTATCCATTTGAATTTAAAGCGGAACAAAACAGGATTGTCCTGAGTAAATAG
- a CDS encoding RNA polymerase sigma factor — MLPTEEDKNYWEQMLLGDKNALFGLYNNLYFHLIRFGLKINPDDELVKDCVNQVFLNLWDKRTRLNPVENVKSYLMTSLRRCMLDQLAYIDRTNIAVNKMGKGEAMNELSYEEIMIGVQQDEELKNKLRVAISQLTPRQSELIQLKFFEGLSYEQIAERTSQTIKTAYNTVYDAIKILRKILK, encoded by the coding sequence ATGCTACCCACAGAAGAGGATAAGAATTATTGGGAACAGATGCTGCTTGGCGACAAGAACGCATTGTTTGGGCTATATAATAATTTATATTTCCATCTCATCCGCTTTGGCTTAAAGATTAATCCTGATGATGAGTTAGTCAAAGATTGCGTTAATCAGGTATTTTTAAATCTATGGGATAAAAGAACCCGGCTTAATCCGGTTGAAAACGTTAAATCTTATCTAATGACTTCTCTCAGGAGATGTATGCTGGATCAGCTGGCTTATATTGACCGTACAAATATCGCGGTTAATAAAATGGGAAAAGGGGAAGCCATGAACGAATTATCCTACGAAGAGATTATGATTGGCGTACAACAGGATGAAGAACTCAAAAATAAATTAAGAGTTGCCATTTCACAACTTACACCCAGACAATCAGAGTTAATCCAGCTTAAATTTTTCGAAGGATTAAGCTATGAACAAATTGCAGAGCGGACTTCTCAAACCATAAAAACTGCTTACAATACTGTTTACGATGCGATAAAAATACTGAGGAAGATCCTTAAATAA
- a CDS encoding SDR family NAD(P)-dependent oxidoreductase: MENQKVWFVTGASKGLGLTLIKQLLAQGNLVAATSRSIEELNAGVGATAAENYLPLSVDLRDEESVGQAVEKTISQFGRIDFVVNNAGYGLTGSLEELSDQEARGNFDINVFGSLNVIRKVMPHLRAQQSGHVFNISSIGGFTGYFPGFGIYCATKFAVQGFTEALAAEVKSFGIYATIVSPGYFRTNFLSTGSLNVPKHQIEAYKEVRESQDQHQHLIDGNQAGDPEKAAAAIIKVATEENPPLHLFLGQDAYDLAYAKMDAVKEDLENLKEMITSTGF; encoded by the coding sequence ATGGAAAATCAAAAAGTATGGTTCGTGACCGGGGCTTCCAAAGGGTTAGGGCTTACCTTAATTAAACAATTACTAGCTCAGGGAAACCTGGTCGCTGCAACTTCCAGAAGTATCGAAGAATTAAATGCAGGTGTGGGCGCTACGGCAGCTGAAAATTATCTGCCATTAAGCGTTGACCTCAGAGATGAGGAAAGTGTTGGACAGGCGGTTGAAAAAACAATCAGTCAGTTTGGCCGTATTGATTTTGTAGTAAACAATGCAGGATATGGACTAACAGGTAGCCTGGAAGAATTAAGTGACCAGGAAGCAAGAGGGAATTTTGACATCAATGTATTTGGTTCGTTAAATGTAATCCGTAAAGTAATGCCGCATTTACGCGCACAACAATCGGGGCATGTTTTTAATATCTCTTCGATTGGTGGCTTTACAGGTTATTTTCCCGGATTCGGAATTTACTGTGCTACAAAATTTGCGGTACAGGGTTTCACAGAAGCATTGGCAGCAGAGGTTAAATCTTTCGGGATTTATGCAACGATCGTTTCTCCTGGATATTTCCGCACTAACTTCCTTTCTACGGGTTCTTTAAATGTACCTAAGCACCAAATTGAGGCTTACAAAGAAGTCCGTGAAAGTCAGGATCAGCACCAGCACCTGATTGATGGCAACCAGGCAGGAGATCCTGAAAAAGCAGCCGCAGCAATTATTAAAGTAGCAACTGAAGAAAATCCCCCGCTGCATTTATTTTTAGGACAGGACGCTTATGATCTGGCTTATGCAAAAATGGATGCTGTAAAAGAAGATCTTGAAAATCTAAAGGAGATGATTACTTCAACTGGCTTCTAA
- a CDS encoding acyltransferase — MSSPLNNGGPAMNTKVKQPRELNVELLRIVLMIMIVCHHFLMRGRGLHLLYTSESTHIDHDALQGLFIDSFLIMTVNCFIFISGYYGIKFRVKTILSLFIQAVTYSIGIDIVFGLINGESLSFDTILNGLLSVPNGQWWFITTYFFLYLLSPFLNLAVKHLSKFQFLYILGVLTLTNFIVGYILNPDSLGVLNGYSLFSFICIYFYGQAFSLYIDFKKGKLFYFSAYVICSLLIFGMFFTSMKYLSIGMAWRAFFYNNPLVLISAISFFFLFKNLKISYTWISFFSSSVLAIYLIHEHPRSADFLTDNLNRIATTYAFGSVYVTLFLIAVLLFLGGTLIEKVRTTVTEPLLNFLIVKFRLDRLDERMK; from the coding sequence TTGAGTTCGCCGCTAAATAATGGCGGGCCAGCAATGAATACCAAGGTGAAGCAACCCAGAGAACTCAATGTCGAATTGTTGAGGATAGTCCTGATGATTATGATCGTTTGTCATCACTTTTTGATGCGTGGGAGAGGTCTCCATCTTTTATATACCTCAGAAAGCACACATATTGATCACGACGCCTTACAGGGGTTATTTATTGATAGTTTTCTGATTATGACAGTCAACTGCTTTATATTTATCTCTGGTTATTACGGAATAAAATTCAGGGTAAAGACAATTCTGAGCCTGTTTATACAAGCCGTCACTTATAGCATTGGAATTGATATTGTATTCGGGCTGATTAACGGCGAAAGTCTGTCTTTTGATACTATACTGAATGGCCTGCTATCTGTGCCCAATGGTCAATGGTGGTTTATTACGACATATTTTTTCCTGTACCTGTTAAGCCCTTTTCTTAATCTGGCCGTTAAACACCTGTCTAAATTCCAGTTTCTATATATTTTAGGTGTACTAACACTCACTAACTTTATTGTTGGTTATATACTTAATCCTGATTCATTAGGTGTGTTGAATGGATATTCTTTATTCAGCTTTATCTGCATTTACTTTTACGGACAGGCTTTCAGCTTATATATAGACTTCAAAAAGGGGAAACTCTTTTACTTTAGTGCTTATGTGATCTGCTCACTACTGATCTTTGGAATGTTTTTTACTAGTATGAAATACCTGAGTATAGGTATGGCATGGCGTGCATTTTTCTATAATAATCCGCTGGTATTAATCTCTGCCATTTCTTTCTTCTTTCTATTTAAGAACCTTAAAATATCTTATACCTGGATTTCTTTCTTCTCGTCTTCGGTATTAGCCATTTATCTGATTCATGAACATCCCAGATCGGCCGATTTTCTGACCGATAATCTGAACAGAATTGCGACAACTTATGCCTTTGGGAGTGTGTATGTTACGCTGTTTTTAATTGCCGTGTTATTGTTTTTAGGTGGCACGTTGATAGAAAAAGTGCGAACAACGGTTACTGAGCCACTTTTAAATTTCCTGATTGTGAAATTCAGATTAGATCGCCTGGATGAAAGAATGAAGTAA
- a CDS encoding alpha/beta fold hydrolase, giving the protein MKTEAVHYHNIKVNGLNIFYREAGPEDAPVVLLLHGYPTSSFMFRNLIPELSKKYHVIAPDLPGFGYSDAPANDQFDYTFDNLAKTMQLLIDELALKRFAIYVFDYGAPVGFRLMLANPEKITGIISQNGNAYEQGLSKGWNPIQKYWQDPSPENRNDLKEFVSLKSTKFQYFEGASDPALIAPETYTLDQHFLDRPGNVEIQLDLLKDYRTNVALYPKFQSYFRAYKPQLLVVWGSEDPYFLPAGAEACKKDNPDAIVKFYKTGHFALETHVKEISQDILNFLAGLPQ; this is encoded by the coding sequence ATGAAAACAGAAGCAGTTCATTACCACAACATCAAAGTCAACGGATTAAATATATTTTACCGTGAAGCCGGGCCAGAAGACGCCCCTGTAGTCTTACTCCTGCATGGCTATCCAACCTCATCCTTTATGTTCAGAAACCTGATACCTGAACTCAGTAAAAAATACCATGTAATCGCACCAGATTTACCTGGTTTTGGATACTCTGATGCACCGGCTAACGATCAGTTTGATTATACCTTTGATAACCTGGCCAAAACTATGCAGTTATTGATTGATGAACTTGCTTTGAAACGTTTTGCCATTTATGTGTTTGATTACGGAGCTCCTGTGGGCTTCAGGCTGATGCTTGCTAACCCCGAAAAAATTACCGGTATTATTTCTCAAAACGGAAATGCTTATGAGCAGGGATTGAGTAAAGGCTGGAATCCTATTCAAAAATACTGGCAGGATCCATCTCCTGAAAACCGGAATGACCTGAAGGAGTTTGTGAGTTTGAAATCTACTAAATTTCAATACTTTGAAGGCGCAAGCGATCCTGCATTGATCGCGCCCGAAACTTATACTTTAGACCAGCATTTTCTTGACCGCCCGGGTAATGTAGAAATACAGCTTGACCTATTGAAAGATTACCGGACTAATGTTGCGCTTTATCCAAAGTTTCAGTCTTACTTCAGAGCTTATAAACCACAATTGCTGGTTGTTTGGGGAAGTGAAGATCCATATTTTTTACCGGCCGGGGCAGAAGCCTGTAAAAAAGATAATCCAGATGCAATAGTGAAATTTTATAAAACAGGACATTTCGCATTAGAAACTCACGTGAAGGAAATCAGTCAGGATATCTTGAATTTCTTGGCCGGTTTACCCCAATAA